From the Thermodesulforhabdaceae bacterium genome, one window contains:
- a CDS encoding PD-(D/E)XK nuclease domain-containing protein gives DATNVGKIDMTVFYGDRVYIMEFKVVELDGEGKALGQLKEKRYWEKYANGSTKIYLLGIEFSRESRNIVGFDVEEVR, from the coding sequence AGATGCTACGAACGTAGGCAAGATAGACATGACGGTTTTCTATGGGGACAGAGTTTACATTATGGAATTCAAGGTTGTTGAACTAGATGGGGAAGGAAAGGCACTTGGTCAGCTAAAAGAAAAGAGATATTGGGAAAAGTATGCAAATGGATCCACAAAAATATATCTTCTTGGAATTGAATTCAGCCGAGAGAGCAGAAACATTGTGGGGTTTGATGTTGAAGAAGTCAGGTAG